One stretch of Sylvia atricapilla isolate bSylAtr1 chromosome 4, bSylAtr1.pri, whole genome shotgun sequence DNA includes these proteins:
- the ARL9 gene encoding ADP-ribosylation factor-like protein 9 isoform X2 has protein sequence MGSRLRVAALCGAALALAGGTVVALRAWARLRRPVALPARSAAAAAAADQGKGHGKQILVLGLDGAGKTSILYSLATNHVKRSVAPTEGFNAICINTEESQMEFLEIGGSESLRSYWKMYLPKVLLLVYVVDSADHARLPVAKQLLHQLIQNNSTLPVVVLANKQCHLMYLTYVNAHAAGYMNLQNPSQYIVKAIPRLYGETKRQYGPSQLVL, from the exons ATGGGCTCCCGGCTGCGGGTCGCCGCGCTCTGCGGGGCGGCGCTGGCCCTGGCGGGCGGCACGGTCGTGGCGCTCCGGGCCTGGGCCCGCCTGCGGAGGCCCGTCGCGCTGCCCGCCCGCTCtgcggccgccgctgccgccgccgaTCAG GGTAAAGGACACGGTAAGCAGATCCTGGTGCTGGgcctggatggggctgggaagaCTAGCATTCTCTACTCCCTGGCAACTAACCACGTCAAGCGCAGCGTGGCTCCCACCGAGGGCTTCAATGCCATCTGCATCAACACCGAGGAGTCCCAGATGGAGTTTCTGGAGA TCGGGGGCAGTGAATCTCTGCGCTCATACTGGAAGATGTACTTGCCCAAAGTGCTGTTGCTGGTCTATGTCGTGGACTCGGCTGATCATGCCCGACTGCCTGTGGCAAAACAGCTGCTTCATCAACTAATCCAGAACAACTCCACCCTGCCTGTGGTAGTTCTGGCCAACAAGCAG TGTCATCTTATGTACCTTACATATGTGAATGCCCACGCAGCAG GATACATGAACTTGCAGAACCCAAGCCAGTATATTGTGAAAGCAATCCCAC
- the SRP72 gene encoding signal recognition particle subunit SRP72, whose protein sequence is MAAAAGAAAAAGLWSEVNRCGQNGDFARALKSVNKILQINKDDVTALQCKVVCLIQNGNFKEALGVINTHTKVLTSDVIAFEKAYCEYRLNRIESALKTIQSASQQTDKLKELYGQVLYRLERYDDCLAAYRDLIRNSQDEYEEERKTNLSAVVAAQSTWEKVVPEDLGLREATYELCYNTACALIGQGKLNEAMKKLQKAEELCRQSLSEDSDVTEEDIEAELAIIHGQMAYIMQLQGRTEDALQLYNQIIKLKPTDVGLLAVIANNIITINKDQNVFDSKKKVKLTNAEGVEHKLSKKQLQAIEFNKALLAMYTNQADQCRKLSASLQSQSPEHLLPVLIQAAQLCREKQHAKAVGLLQDFADQHPANAVEIKLTMAQLKIAQGSVTKACMILRSIEELQHKPGMVSALVTMYSHEEDIDSAIEVFTQAIQWYQQYQPKSPVHLSLIREAANFKLKHGRKKEAISDLEELWKQNPKDVHTLAQLISAYSLVDPEKAKVLSKHLPSSDTMSLKVDVDALENSHGATYVRKKAGKLTGDNQQKEQGQGEVKKKKKKKKGKLPKNYDPKVTPDPERWLPMRERSYYRGRKKGKKKDQVGKGTQGSTTTGSELDASRTASSPPTSPRPGSGAAVSATSNVIPPRHQKPAGAPATKKKQQQKKKKGAKGGW, encoded by the exons atggcggcggccgcgggggcggcggcggcggccgggctgTGGAGCGAGGTGAACCGCTGCGGCCAGAACGGCGACTTCGCCCGCGCACTCAAGTCCGTCAATAAGA TACTGCAGATCAACAAAGATGATGTGACTGCACTTCAGTGTAAAGTAGTGTGTCTTATCCAGAATGGGAACTTCAAGGAAGCCCTTGGTGTAATCAATACCCACACAAAAGTGTTAACCAG TGACGTTATTGCCTTTGAGAAGGCCTACTGTGAGTACAGGTTGAACCGTATTGAAAGTGCTCTCAAGACCATTCAGAGTGCCAGTCAGCAGACAGACAAACTGAAGGAGCTCTACGGACAAGTG ttGTACAGACTGGAGCGTTATGACGATTGTCTGGCTGCATACAGGGATCTCATCCGCAACTCCCAGGATGAGTatgaggaggagagaaaaaccAACCTCTCTGCTGTTGTGGCAGCACAAAGCACGTGGGAGAAGGTGGTGCCA GAGGATTTAGGCCTTCGAGAAGCTACCTATGAGCTGTGTTATAACACTGCATGTGCATTGATTGGGCAAGGAAAGCTGAATGAAGCAATgaaaaaactacaaaaagcaGAAG AGCTGTGCCGCCAGTCGCTGTCTGAAGACTCT GATGTGACAGAGGAAGACATTGAGGCTGAACTGGCTATTATTCATGGTCAGATGGCTTATATCATGCAACTGCAAGGCCGTACAGAGGATGCTCTACAGCTCTACAATCAAATAATCAAGTTGAA GCCAACAGATGTAGGACTCCTTGCTGTCATTGCAAATAATATCATCACAATTAACAAG GACCAAAATGTCTTTgattcaaagaaaaaagtgaagctGACCAATGCAGAAGGTGTTGAGCATAAACTCTCCAAGAAGCAGCTCCAGGCGATTGAATTCAACAAAGCTTTGCTTGCAATGTACACTAACCAG GCAGATCAGTGCCGCAAGCTGTCAGCAAGCCTGCAgtcccagagccctgagcacctgctccctgtgctcatccaggcagcccagctgtgTCGTGAGAAGCAGCATGCAAAGGCCGTAGGACTCCTGCAG GACTTTGCAGACCAGCACCCTGCCAATGCAGTTGAGATCAAGCTGACGATGGCCCAGCTAAAAATTGCTCAAG GCAGTGTCACCAAAGCCTGTATGATCCTAAGGAGCATAGAAGAACTGCAGCACAAGCCTGGTATG GTGTCTGCGTTGGTGACAATGTACAGTCATGAAGAGGATATTGACAGTGCAATTGAAGTCTTCACACAGGCTATCCAGTGGTACCAGCAATACCAG CCGAAGTCTCCTGTCCATTTGTCACTGATAAGGGAAGCTGCCAACTTCAAACTAAAGCATGGCAGGAAGAAGGAAGCAATCAGCGACTTGGAGGAGCTCTGGAA gcaaaacccaaaAGATGTGCATACTCTGGCGCAGCTCATCTCTGCCTATTCCCTGGTTGATCCTGAGAAAGCTAAAGT TCTTAGCAAACACTTGCCTTCCTCAGACACCATGTCACTGAAAGTAGATGTTGATGCGCTGGAGAACTCCCATGGAGCAACCTATGTTCGGAAGAAAGCTGGGAAGCTCACTGGAGACAACCAGCAGAAGGAGCAAGG ACAAggggaagtgaaaaaaaagaagaaaaaaaagaagg GAAAGCTGCCGAAGAACTACGACCCCAAGGTGACTCCCGACCCTGAGCGGTGGCTTCCAATGCGAGAGCGGTCCTACTACCGGGGACGGAAGAAGGGCAAGAAGAAGGATCAGGTTGGCAAGGGGACTCAAGGTTCGACCACAACTGGCTCTGAACT AGATGCCAGTAGAACTGCCAGCAGCCCACCTACCTCCCCTCGGCCCGGCAGCGGGGCAGCTGTATCGGCTACAAGTAACGTCATCCCCCCCAGGCACCAAAAACCCGCGGGTGCTCCAGCCACcaagaagaaacagcagcagaaaaagaagaaaggggcTAAAGGAGGGTGGTAA
- the SARAF gene encoding store-operated calcium entry-associated regulatory factor, whose translation MRRAPRAGPRDAHTWRARRPRGGRPAPRKGGKRRALAAHWPHGRLGAGLLPGPARSVTGPAPGQRVTAPGAAMAGLALRLILLLCAAAAPALGWDRPGKVLLRDVQALTLHRGQYTTSRRTAAVPQLQCTGGSAGCSRIPEVVQCYNKGWDGYDVQWQCKADLENAYRFGQIEVSCEGYDYPDDPYILRGSCSLLFKLELTEEGERKMKNSGSFGSSYYQSRKDYSDSGSGAIVVIVLLVLAFGVYKFFLSNQQPQQSSGHSDGFSQPFWQSQQAPPPPGFKSTFTDDSSFGTHSHHGTSSGPGFWTGLGAGGLLGYLAGSHRTQPRSPYHSMWTDPTAVPPVHGYSRNSTEGSSSGTRTASGFGGTKRR comes from the exons ATGCGCCGcgccccccgggccgggccccgtGACGCTCATACGTGGCGCGCGCGCAGGCCCCGCGGCGGCCGTCCCGCCCCCCGCAAGGGCGGGAAGCGCCGCGCTCTCGCCGCCCATTGGCCCCACGGCAGGTTGGGGGCGGGGCTTCTCCCGGGCCCCGCGCGTTCCGTCACGGGCCCCGCCCCGGGACAACGGGtgacagctcctggtgctgccatGGCGGGGCTCGCTCTGCGCCTGATCCTCCTGCTCTGCGCCGCCGCGGCACCCGCACTGGGCTGGGACCGACCAG GGAAGGTTCTGCTGCGGGATGTTCAGGCGCTCACTCTGCACAGAGGGCAATACACAACATCCAGACGGACGGCTGCGGTCCCGCAGCTGCAGTGCACTGGAGGCTCTGCGGGGTGTTCCCGTATCCCTGAGGTTGTCCAGTGTTACAACAAAGGATGGGATGGCTATGATGTACAG tggCAGTGCAAAGCAGACTTGGAAAATGCCTACCGTTTTGGACAAATAGAAGTGAGCTGTGAAGGCTACGATTACCCAGATGATCCTTACATACTGAGAGGCTCCTGTAGTTTGCTGTTCAAGCTAGAGCTCACTGAGGAaggtgaaaggaaaatgaagaactCTGGAAGCTTTGGCTCTAGCTATTACCAGTCAAGGAAAGATTATTCTGATTCTGGTTCTGGAGCAATTGTTGTAATTGTTCTTCTCGTTCTTGCTTTTGGAGTATACAAGTTCTTCCTCAGCaaccagcagcctcagcagagctctgggcacaGTGATGGCTTCTCTCAGCCCTTCTGGCAGAGTCAGCAggcacctcctcctcctggttTTAAGTCCACCTTCACAG ATGACAGTAGCTTTGGGACTCACTCCCATCACGGAACCAGTTCAGGACCAGGATTTTGGACTGGATTAGGAGCAGGAGGCTTGCTAGGCTACTTGGCAGGCAGTCACAG AACACAGCCACGTTCCCCATATCACAGTATGTGGACAGATCCCACAGCTGTACCTCCTGTGCATGGGTACTCAAGGAATTCTACAGAAGGCAGCAGTTCAGGAACAAGAACTGCTTCTG gctTTGGGGGCACAAAGCGAAGATGA
- the LEPROTL1 gene encoding leptin receptor overlapping transcript-like 1, translated as MAGIKALISLSFGGAVGLMFLMLGCALPQYNQYWPLFVLFFYILSPIPYCIARRLVDDTDATSNACKELAIFLTTGIVVSAFGLPIVFARAELIYWGACALVLTGNTVIFATILGFFLVFGSNDDFSWQQW; from the exons ATGGCGGGAATCAAAG CGCTGATCAGCCTGTCCTTTGGGGGAGCGGTCGGACTGATGTTCTTGATGCTCGGATGTGCCCTGCCCCAATACAA ccaGTACTGGCCactgtttgttctgtttttttacATCCTTTCTCCTATCCCATACTGCATAGCAAGAAGATTGGTAGATGACACGGATGCTACAAGTAATGCCTGCAAGGAGCTGGCGATATTCCTTACAACAGGCATTGTGGTCTCAGCATTTGGGCTGCCCATAGTGTTTGCAAGAGCAGAACTG ATTTACTGGGGCGCATGTGCACTCGTTCTTACCGGGAATACAGTCATCTTTGCCACGATCCTAGGATTTTTCTTGGTCTTTGGCAGCAATGACGActtcagctggcagcagtggtga
- the ARL9 gene encoding ADP-ribosylation factor-like protein 9 isoform X1, translating into MGSRLRVAALCGAALALAGGTVVALRAWARLRRPVALPARSAAAAAAADQGKGHGKQILVLGLDGAGKTSILYSLATNHVKRSVAPTEGFNAICINTEESQMEFLEIGGSESLRSYWKMYLPKVLLLVYVVDSADHARLPVAKQLLHQLIQNNSTLPVVVLANKQDLEGAYCITDIHDALALSDIGDKRKMFLIGTHVAEDGSEISSSMKDAKELIGQLVLETQ; encoded by the exons ATGGGCTCCCGGCTGCGGGTCGCCGCGCTCTGCGGGGCGGCGCTGGCCCTGGCGGGCGGCACGGTCGTGGCGCTCCGGGCCTGGGCCCGCCTGCGGAGGCCCGTCGCGCTGCCCGCCCGCTCtgcggccgccgctgccgccgccgaTCAG GGTAAAGGACACGGTAAGCAGATCCTGGTGCTGGgcctggatggggctgggaagaCTAGCATTCTCTACTCCCTGGCAACTAACCACGTCAAGCGCAGCGTGGCTCCCACCGAGGGCTTCAATGCCATCTGCATCAACACCGAGGAGTCCCAGATGGAGTTTCTGGAGA TCGGGGGCAGTGAATCTCTGCGCTCATACTGGAAGATGTACTTGCCCAAAGTGCTGTTGCTGGTCTATGTCGTGGACTCGGCTGATCATGCCCGACTGCCTGTGGCAAAACAGCTGCTTCATCAACTAATCCAGAACAACTCCACCCTGCCTGTGGTAGTTCTGGCCAACAAGCAG GACCTCGAAGGTGCATATTGCATCACTGATATTCACGATGCTCTGGCTCTGTCTGATATTGGGGACAAGAGGAAGATGTTCTTGATCGGTACCCATGTGGCAGAAGATGGCTCTGAGATCTCTTCCAGCATGAAGGATGCCAAGGAGCTGATAGGGCAGCTGGTTTTGGAAACACAGTGA
- the ARL9 gene encoding ADP-ribosylation factor-like protein 9 isoform X3 — translation MYLPKVLLLVYVVDSADHARLPVAKQLLHQLIQNNSTLPVVVLANKQDLEGAYCITDIHDALALSDIGDKRKMFLIGTHVAEDGSEISSSMKDAKELIGQLVLETQ, via the exons ATGTACTTGCCCAAAGTGCTGTTGCTGGTCTATGTCGTGGACTCGGCTGATCATGCCCGACTGCCTGTGGCAAAACAGCTGCTTCATCAACTAATCCAGAACAACTCCACCCTGCCTGTGGTAGTTCTGGCCAACAAGCAG GACCTCGAAGGTGCATATTGCATCACTGATATTCACGATGCTCTGGCTCTGTCTGATATTGGGGACAAGAGGAAGATGTTCTTGATCGGTACCCATGTGGCAGAAGATGGCTCTGAGATCTCTTCCAGCATGAAGGATGCCAAGGAGCTGATAGGGCAGCTGGTTTTGGAAACACAGTGA